One window of Prochlorococcus marinus XMU1408 genomic DNA carries:
- the plsY gene encoding glycerol-3-phosphate 1-O-acyltransferase PlsY: protein MNLLFLLIGYLFGSFPSGYLAGKFIKGIDIRTLGSGSTGATNVLRHIGKRAAIAVFLIDVFKGFLSIFLAKFFLLNDSWQIAIGLSTLIGHIWPIWLNWKGGKAVATGLGIFLGISWQVGLATLGVFILMITFFRIVSLASVSASLALPLIMFISFKNTSISLPFLVISLLAMTLVIWRHRENIIRLIKGQEPKIGQR from the coding sequence TTGAATTTATTATTTCTATTAATAGGATATTTATTTGGATCTTTTCCTAGCGGTTATTTAGCAGGAAAATTTATTAAAGGAATTGATATTCGAACATTAGGATCTGGATCTACAGGAGCAACAAATGTATTAAGGCATATTGGAAAACGTGCAGCAATAGCGGTATTTCTAATAGACGTTTTCAAAGGATTTCTTTCTATTTTTTTAGCAAAATTTTTCCTCCTAAATGATTCATGGCAAATAGCTATAGGGCTATCAACTTTAATTGGTCACATTTGGCCTATTTGGCTCAATTGGAAGGGTGGTAAAGCCGTAGCGACAGGTTTAGGAATTTTTCTTGGAATTTCATGGCAAGTTGGACTTGCAACTTTAGGTGTCTTTATATTAATGATTACTTTTTTTAGAATAGTTTCATTAGCAAGTGTTAGTGCATCTTTAGCTCTACCTCTAATTATGTTTATAAGCTTTAAAAATACAAGTATATCTCTTCCATTTTTAGTAATTTCATTATTAGCTATGACTTTAGTAATTTGGAGACATAGAGAAAATATAATTAGACTAATTAAAGGTCAAGAGCCAAAAATCGGACAAAGATAA
- a CDS encoding MFS transporter, translating to MLSYGLGDSGTGLASAQFGFYLFPFFTCAAGLPPWIASSILMIIKLWDAINDPLIGWMSDHTQSRWGPRLPWMIGASLPLGIFLAAMWWIPSDYTIKEKTAYYICTSILFMTAYTSVNLPYGALSTELSEDENVRTRLNAARFTGSILASLSGLIVGAIYLTKGDEGYLTMGRISGTIVTLITLLSTWGLAPFAKVARKPINKVQPIKSQFNRILNNKIFIKVIYLYLLLWCGLQLMQTVSLIYLQQVMNVPRGISFWIIIPFQISALLGLQVWSFYSNKYGRIKALKRGGIIWISGCLIAMLLPPLSNNFAINSLNIDLIKMLVLFITILFVGFGASTAYLIPWSLLPDAIDHDPEKAAGIYTAWMVLCQKLGIALSVGLFGYLLTFAGFKEGACQEIINITQPDSALITVRICMGLIPSILVYWGLLIMRDWKDREETQQIKV from the coding sequence ATGTTGTCTTATGGGTTGGGGGATTCCGGAACAGGACTTGCGTCGGCTCAATTTGGCTTTTATCTTTTCCCTTTCTTTACATGTGCTGCTGGCTTACCTCCTTGGATAGCAAGCTCTATTTTGATGATAATAAAACTGTGGGATGCAATAAATGATCCTTTAATTGGTTGGATGAGTGACCATACCCAATCCAGATGGGGGCCAAGACTACCTTGGATGATTGGGGCCTCACTTCCTTTAGGTATTTTTTTAGCCGCAATGTGGTGGATTCCAAGTGATTACACAATTAAAGAAAAAACTGCTTACTACATTTGTACATCAATTCTTTTCATGACAGCTTATACATCTGTCAATCTTCCATATGGTGCATTGTCAACAGAACTTAGTGAAGATGAGAATGTTAGAACCAGACTGAATGCTGCAAGATTTACTGGATCAATACTAGCTTCCTTATCAGGACTAATTGTAGGGGCAATATATTTAACAAAAGGAGATGAAGGTTACTTAACAATGGGGCGAATATCTGGCACTATTGTTACGCTGATTACTTTACTTTCTACCTGGGGGTTAGCTCCATTTGCAAAGGTTGCGAGGAAGCCAATCAATAAAGTACAGCCAATCAAAAGTCAATTTAATCGTATTCTAAATAATAAAATATTTATAAAAGTTATTTATCTTTATTTACTTCTATGGTGTGGTCTTCAATTAATGCAAACAGTTTCATTAATATATCTTCAGCAAGTCATGAATGTTCCAAGAGGAATATCGTTTTGGATTATAATTCCTTTTCAAATAAGTGCCCTATTAGGGCTACAAGTTTGGAGCTTTTATTCTAATAAATATGGAAGAATTAAAGCCTTGAAAAGAGGTGGGATAATATGGATTAGTGGTTGCTTAATTGCAATGTTATTACCTCCATTATCAAATAATTTTGCAATTAATAGTTTAAATATAGACCTCATAAAAATGTTAGTTTTATTTATAACTATCTTATTTGTTGGTTTTGGTGCATCAACTGCATATCTAATACCTTGGTCTTTATTACCAGATGCTATTGATCATGATCCAGAAAAAGCGGCTGGAATCTATACAGCCTGGATGGTTTTATGCCAAAAATTAGGGATTGCTTTAAGCGTAGGATTATTCGGATATCTTTTAACTTTTGCTGGATTTAAAGAAGGCGCCTGTCAGGAAATTATTAATATTACTCAGCCAGATTCTGCATTAATAACTGTAAGAATTTGCATGGGTTTAATACCCTCAATCCTTGTATATTGGGGACTATTGATTATGAGAGACTGGAAAGATAGAGAAGAAACTCAACAAATAAAGGTTTGA
- a CDS encoding GIY-YIG nuclease family protein, which translates to MKKFDRQYDLFKDNGINFSGENSHKDIFIEKKVIKEWQEKIINHQSPIFKTGYKDVNQFSLFESSSEELNESFNPADLTPLPLSFWKWPNAMHEGPAVYFVMDKIIDSDKNIILYIGETISAEKRWKGEHDCKRYLSSYSDCLQKANISTKLNIRFWLDVPIKTKERRKLEQKLIQTWLPPFNKETREIWATPFTSQINS; encoded by the coding sequence ATGAAAAAATTCGATAGGCAATATGATTTATTTAAAGATAATGGTATAAATTTTTCAGGAGAAAATTCTCATAAAGATATATTTATTGAGAAAAAAGTTATTAAGGAATGGCAAGAAAAAATCATTAATCACCAATCTCCCATTTTTAAAACGGGCTATAAAGATGTAAATCAATTTTCACTATTCGAATCTAGTTCAGAAGAATTAAATGAATCATTCAACCCAGCTGATCTTACACCTTTACCTTTGAGTTTTTGGAAGTGGCCAAATGCAATGCATGAGGGACCTGCAGTTTATTTTGTAATGGATAAAATTATTGATTCTGATAAAAATATAATTTTATATATTGGAGAAACAATTTCCGCAGAGAAGAGGTGGAAAGGGGAACATGACTGTAAAAGATATCTTTCAAGTTATTCTGATTGTCTACAAAAAGCAAATATATCAACCAAGTTAAACATTCGTTTTTGGCTTGATGTCCCAATTAAAACCAAGGAGAGAAGAAAATTAGAACAAAAGCTTATCCAAACTTGGCTTCCACCATTTAATAAAGAGACAAGGGAAATATGGGCAACGCCATTTACATCTCAAATCAATTCGTAA
- a CDS encoding DUF3086 domain-containing protein, with product MESEETLSLEKQNSQKNISLENSSPEKIPPVMPNEKQTKSPTINIPENNQKPSNEQTNSLINLALKDLQLSREKLEKELEELSKKKEQIEIELKSSFSGQSDSIARKVKGFQEYLTGALQDLAQSAEQLELVVPPVIVKPSPLDETKRTESSKEQEYVPAVSDTFKPDENLIRRCFNQFLEQPDFYAEPWKLRRSLESNDIEMLEDWFFSMGGRGAQPSRGNRSKNALIAASIIAILGEIYGDQFQTLVLASQPERLGEWRRCLQDALGLNREDFGPNSGIVLFERSDGLVERADRLEERGELPFIIIDAAEINVEIPILQFPIWLAFAGSPNEIFEEDELL from the coding sequence ATGGAATCTGAAGAAACTCTATCTCTAGAAAAACAAAATTCACAAAAGAATATTTCTTTGGAAAATTCTTCACCAGAAAAAATTCCACCTGTAATGCCTAATGAAAAACAAACTAAATCACCAACTATAAATATTCCAGAAAACAATCAAAAACCTTCTAATGAACAGACAAATTCCCTCATTAATCTTGCTCTTAAAGATCTTCAGCTTTCACGTGAGAAATTAGAAAAAGAATTGGAAGAACTTTCTAAAAAGAAAGAACAAATTGAAATAGAGCTTAAGAGCTCTTTTTCTGGACAATCTGATTCAATTGCTCGAAAGGTTAAGGGTTTCCAGGAATATTTAACTGGAGCCTTGCAAGACCTAGCTCAATCTGCGGAGCAACTAGAGCTTGTTGTACCACCAGTAATAGTTAAGCCATCTCCTCTTGACGAAACTAAAAGAACAGAGTCTTCCAAAGAGCAAGAGTATGTACCGGCAGTTTCTGATACTTTCAAACCTGATGAGAATTTAATAAGAAGGTGTTTTAATCAATTTCTTGAACAACCCGATTTCTATGCAGAGCCATGGAAACTCAGAAGAAGTCTTGAATCTAATGATATCGAAATGCTTGAAGATTGGTTCTTCAGTATGGGAGGTAGAGGTGCTCAACCAAGTAGAGGTAATAGATCAAAAAACGCTTTAATTGCAGCAAGTATAATTGCGATATTAGGCGAGATATATGGCGATCAATTTCAGACTTTAGTTTTAGCTAGTCAGCCAGAGCGTCTTGGGGAGTGGAGAAGATGTCTCCAGGATGCCTTAGGCCTTAACCGGGAGGATTTTGGACCTAACAGCGGGATAGTACTTTTCGAAAGATCTGATGGACTAGTTGAGAGAGCAGATCGTTTAGAAGAAAGAGGAGAGTTGCCTTTTATAATCATTGATGCCGCTGAAATAAATGTAGAAATTCCAATTCTTCAATTTCCCATATGGCTTGCTTTTGCAGGGAGTCCCAATGAGATTTTTGAAGAAGATGAATTACTATAA
- the msrA gene encoding peptide-methionine (S)-S-oxide reductase MsrA: MILMNKILRKIIVACMLLQIAIFCPFQALAESEEAIFAGGCFWCLEHDLEKLDGVVSAESGYSGGDLNNPTYENHSGHQEVVKVSFDSQVISYKDLLKQYWVNIDPFDNKGQFCDRGDSYKPVIFTSNQEQELDAKESQKNISVALNIPLDQLKVDIIDSKVFWLAENYHQDFAIKNPIKYKFYRTSCGRDNRLKKVWGEYRY, encoded by the coding sequence ATGATTCTTATGAATAAAATCTTAAGAAAAATAATAGTAGCTTGTATGCTACTGCAAATAGCAATATTTTGCCCGTTTCAAGCACTCGCTGAATCAGAGGAGGCTATTTTTGCAGGAGGTTGTTTTTGGTGTCTAGAGCATGATTTGGAGAAACTTGATGGAGTCGTCTCTGCGGAAAGTGGATACTCTGGTGGAGACCTGAATAATCCTACATATGAAAATCATAGTGGTCATCAAGAGGTTGTGAAAGTTAGTTTTGATTCTCAAGTTATTAGCTATAAAGATTTACTAAAGCAATATTGGGTTAATATTGACCCTTTTGACAATAAGGGTCAATTTTGTGATAGAGGCGATTCATATAAGCCTGTTATTTTTACATCTAATCAAGAACAAGAGCTTGATGCTAAAGAGAGTCAGAAAAATATTTCTGTTGCATTAAATATACCTTTGGATCAATTAAAGGTTGATATTATTGATTCAAAAGTTTTTTGGCTAGCTGAGAATTATCATCAAGATTTTGCAATAAAAAATCCTATTAAATATAAATTTTACAGAACGAGTTGTGGTAGAGATAATAGATTAAAAAAAGTCTGGGGCGAATATAGATATTAA
- the tyrS gene encoding tyrosine--tRNA ligase, which translates to MLNKFNELPDWISRGLDDLFPYDNSGDSNQSFLKRLELSSIEKKPLRVKLGIDPTGTDIHIGHSILFRKLRAFQDVGHTAVLIIGDFTARIGDPTGKSKTRIQLSKDEVESNAMNYLEQLGLGKEPKDSLLDFSTPGRLEIRRNSEWLENLNLSKVIELLSNSTVGQMLAKEDFSNRYKSGTPISLHEFLYPLLQGYDSVAINSDLEIGGTDQKFNIAMGRDLQRAFGQKPQFGMLLPILVGLDGTQKMSKSLDNIVGINEDSLSMYSKLEKVPDNLVFSYLNLLTNENLKELSSNPREVQKFMALKITSNFKGIEAAKKAQFNSENLVLGTQDSLEEIPEASISNVNFPAKAFYLFSKMEMCSSSSEARRQILGGGVRIDGEKILDPNLQFDTPDDLIGKILQVGKKKFLRVSN; encoded by the coding sequence ATGTTAAATAAATTCAATGAATTACCTGATTGGATCTCTAGAGGTTTAGATGATCTTTTCCCATATGATAATTCAGGAGATTCAAATCAAAGCTTTCTAAAAAGATTAGAACTTTCATCTATAGAAAAAAAACCTTTACGTGTAAAACTTGGAATTGATCCAACTGGAACTGATATTCATATAGGACATAGCATTCTATTTCGAAAATTAAGAGCTTTCCAAGATGTTGGTCATACGGCAGTACTCATAATTGGAGATTTTACAGCAAGGATTGGAGACCCAACTGGAAAAAGTAAAACGAGAATTCAGCTTTCAAAAGATGAGGTGGAATCAAATGCAATGAATTATCTTGAACAACTAGGATTAGGTAAAGAACCCAAAGATTCTTTACTTGATTTCTCAACTCCAGGTCGCTTAGAAATTAGAAGAAATAGTGAGTGGCTTGAAAATCTTAATTTGTCTAAAGTTATAGAACTTTTATCAAATTCAACAGTTGGTCAAATGCTGGCTAAAGAAGATTTTAGTAATCGATATAAATCTGGCACTCCTATATCTCTGCATGAATTTCTTTATCCACTTCTTCAAGGATATGATTCAGTTGCAATAAATTCTGATTTGGAAATTGGTGGTACAGATCAAAAATTTAATATTGCTATGGGACGAGATCTTCAAAGAGCTTTTGGGCAGAAACCTCAATTTGGAATGCTATTACCTATTTTAGTTGGCTTAGATGGGACACAAAAAATGAGTAAAAGCTTAGACAATATTGTAGGAATAAATGAAGACTCATTATCTATGTATTCAAAATTAGAAAAGGTTCCAGATAATTTAGTTTTTAGTTATTTAAATTTACTAACTAATGAAAACTTAAAAGAGTTAAGTTCAAATCCAAGAGAGGTTCAAAAATTCATGGCTTTAAAAATAACATCTAATTTTAAAGGAATTGAAGCTGCAAAAAAAGCTCAATTTAATTCTGAAAACTTAGTTTTAGGTACTCAAGATTCTCTTGAGGAAATACCAGAAGCTTCAATTTCTAATGTAAATTTTCCAGCTAAAGCATTTTATTTATTTAGTAAGATGGAAATGTGTTCAAGTAGCAGTGAAGCAAGAAGACAAATTCTTGGAGGAGGAGTAAGAATTGATGGGGAAAAAATTTTGGATCCTAATTTACAGTTTGATACACCAGATGATCTCATAGGAAAAATATTGCAAGTAGGAAAGAAAAAATTTCTTCGTGTTTCAAATTGA
- a CDS encoding MlaE family ABC transporter permease, giving the protein MNSPRWVKRFGASLLIGGQAITSTVRGRINKSDLFDQLMEAGPGSFLIVLITGIAAGTVFNIQVAAELSKQGLGSEVGGLLAIGMAREIAPLLTATLLTGKVATAYAAQIGTMKVTEQIDAITMLQTDPVEYLVVPRICAMVLMAPIQCLFFFTVALYSGQISSTILYQIPPSIFWNSVREWLITSDLPYMLVKALVFGLLIAIIACGWGLTTRGGPKEVGSSTTGAVVMTLITVSLVDVLLTQVLFG; this is encoded by the coding sequence ATGAATTCACCTAGATGGGTAAAAAGATTTGGAGCGAGTCTTTTAATAGGGGGACAAGCTATCACTTCAACAGTTAGAGGGCGAATAAACAAATCAGACTTGTTCGATCAACTAATGGAGGCAGGTCCAGGAAGTTTTTTAATAGTTTTAATTACAGGCATTGCGGCTGGAACAGTGTTTAACATTCAAGTTGCAGCAGAATTAAGTAAACAAGGCTTAGGTTCTGAAGTTGGCGGTCTTTTAGCAATTGGAATGGCTAGAGAGATAGCGCCATTACTTACTGCAACTCTTCTTACTGGCAAAGTTGCCACTGCTTATGCCGCTCAAATAGGCACGATGAAAGTTACCGAGCAGATTGATGCCATCACAATGCTACAAACCGATCCGGTCGAATATTTAGTTGTTCCAAGAATTTGTGCAATGGTTTTAATGGCACCTATCCAATGCTTATTCTTTTTTACTGTTGCCTTATATAGCGGTCAAATCAGTAGCACTATTCTCTATCAAATTCCACCAAGCATCTTTTGGAATTCAGTACGAGAATGGCTGATAACATCTGATCTGCCATATATGCTTGTGAAAGCATTAGTATTTGGCCTCTTGATCGCAATTATTGCTTGTGGATGGGGTCTAACTACTAGAGGTGGACCCAAAGAAGTAGGATCCAGTACTACTGGGGCAGTAGTAATGACTTTAATAACAGTTTCTTTAGTAGATGTTTTACTCACCCAAGTTCTTTTTGGTTAA
- the pyrF gene encoding orotidine-5'-phosphate decarboxylase, giving the protein MKNLENPSEKIIVALDGMNKNNVLNLLEKIPEIMWVKVGLELFVSEGPDVLSILRDKGKKIFLDLKFHDIPTTVERACFAAAQTGAQLISLHTCAGTKALKMANEAANEGAAKVNLTPPTLLGITILTSWTQESFISDLLIDHSINQRVRHLSEIALNSGLGGCVCSPREVQSLRKICPETFELVTPGIRALGSDFNDQSRVSDASEAIKMGASRLVIGRAITQSHDPAYMFKSFCEKVIV; this is encoded by the coding sequence ATGAAAAATCTTGAAAACCCAAGTGAAAAAATAATTGTTGCTTTAGATGGAATGAACAAGAATAATGTTCTCAATCTACTGGAAAAAATTCCTGAAATTATGTGGGTTAAAGTTGGACTCGAGTTGTTTGTTAGTGAAGGACCAGATGTCTTGTCAATATTAAGGGATAAGGGGAAAAAAATATTTTTAGATCTTAAATTTCATGATATTCCTACAACAGTTGAAAGGGCATGTTTTGCAGCAGCACAAACTGGCGCTCAATTAATTTCTTTGCATACTTGCGCAGGCACTAAGGCTTTAAAGATGGCTAATGAAGCTGCAAATGAAGGTGCTGCAAAAGTTAATTTAACGCCACCCACACTTTTGGGAATAACAATTTTAACTAGTTGGACTCAAGAAAGTTTTATTAGTGATCTATTGATTGATCACTCAATAAATCAACGTGTGAGGCATCTGTCAGAGATTGCATTGAATTCTGGATTAGGGGGATGTGTTTGCAGCCCAAGAGAAGTTCAATCTCTACGAAAAATTTGCCCTGAAACTTTTGAGTTGGTAACTCCTGGGATTCGAGCATTAGGCTCAGATTTTAACGATCAATCAAGGGTGTCTGATGCCTCTGAAGCTATTAAGATGGGAGCATCACGATTGGTGATAGGTAGAGCAATTACTCAATCACATGATCCAGCTTATATGTTCAAAAGTTTTTGCGAAAAAGTTATTGTTTGA
- the lpxB gene encoding lipid-A-disaccharide synthase — protein sequence MRLLISTGEVSGDLQGSLLIKALKNNAEKRKIELEIIALGGERMRESGAKLISNTSSIGAIGFLEALPYVLPTLTAQSKVDNYLSSYPPDAVVLIDYMGPNIRLGLKVKKKFPNIPIIYYIAPQEWAWRLGDSGTTDLISFTDKILAIFEEEANFYSNKGGNVKFVGHPMLDFYRNIPTREESFREIGLTSDKKLLLIIPASRKQELKYILPTLLKAAKLLQQKDPSITVLIPSGLEEFDGILNNALNKYGVSGRIILSNEVDNLKPFLFSAAHLAFAKSGTINMELAINSVPQIVGYKVSRVTAFFARYLLRFNVKYISPVNLLLNKMLIPEFIQEDFKVEKIFNAALKIIEDRSKKEDIMLGYKRLKDKLGKPGVTDRASNDILDLLVK from the coding sequence ATGAGGTTATTAATCAGCACTGGTGAAGTCTCTGGAGACTTGCAGGGAAGTTTATTAATAAAGGCATTAAAGAATAATGCAGAAAAAAGAAAAATTGAATTAGAGATAATTGCATTAGGCGGAGAAAGGATGAGAGAATCTGGTGCTAAATTAATATCTAATACCTCTTCAATAGGTGCAATTGGTTTTTTAGAAGCTCTTCCTTACGTACTGCCAACTTTAACGGCACAATCAAAAGTTGACAATTACTTAAGTTCTTATCCTCCAGATGCAGTTGTTTTAATTGACTATATGGGGCCTAATATTCGACTAGGGTTAAAAGTAAAAAAAAAGTTTCCTAATATTCCAATAATTTATTATATTGCGCCTCAGGAATGGGCATGGAGATTAGGCGATTCGGGTACAACTGATTTGATTAGCTTTACAGATAAAATATTAGCTATTTTTGAAGAGGAAGCTAATTTTTATTCAAATAAAGGAGGAAATGTAAAATTTGTGGGTCATCCAATGTTGGATTTTTATAGAAATATTCCTACGAGAGAAGAATCATTTAGGGAAATAGGATTAACCTCTGATAAGAAACTTCTTCTTATCATTCCTGCTTCTCGAAAACAAGAGCTAAAATATATTTTGCCCACATTACTTAAAGCGGCTAAGCTGCTTCAGCAAAAGGACCCTTCAATTACTGTTCTAATACCATCTGGTTTAGAAGAATTTGATGGAATTTTAAATAATGCATTAAATAAATATGGTGTATCTGGGAGAATTATTTTATCGAATGAAGTTGATAATTTAAAGCCATTTTTATTTTCAGCTGCTCATCTAGCTTTCGCTAAGTCTGGAACGATAAATATGGAATTAGCTATAAATTCAGTTCCTCAAATCGTTGGATATAAAGTAAGCAGAGTTACAGCTTTTTTCGCGAGATATTTATTGAGATTTAATGTTAAATATATTTCACCAGTTAATCTTCTTTTAAATAAAATGTTAATACCAGAGTTTATACAAGAGGATTTTAAAGTTGAAAAAATCTTTAATGCAGCATTGAAAATTATTGAAGATAGATCTAAAAAAGAAGATATAATGCTTGGTTATAAAAGATTGAAAGATAAATTAGGAAAACCCGGAGTTACAGATAGAGCATCAAACGATATCCTGGACTTATTAGTTAAATGA
- a CDS encoding leucyl aminopeptidase: MQISAVSKEINEWSGSVLIAGILEGTIESQINLFNSIIKDTFLSQRFNDSKFEGKKNQRLSIELIEGKIKKVIFIGLGKAETLRIDDLRKAASIGSRQVLSYEKKLGIFFPWDAFDPSSAACAVGEAVQLSSTKDLRFKSESKEPTQIDEVELIGLNSKTTKSAIAEINPICEGVKFARELVSAPPNVLTPYQMAKEAEKLATDYDLDLKILDKKECEERGMGAYLAVAKGSDLEPNFIHLKYSPKTVRNKVVLVGKGLTFDSGGYNLKVGASQIEKMKYDMGGSASVLGTARAIAELKPSDTEVHFIIAACENMINGSALHPGDIIKASNGKTIEVNNTDAEGRLTLADALVYACKLDPDAIVDLATLTGACVIALGDEIAGLWTDNDLLSEQLTKAAGKAGEGIWRMPMQNSYKSGIKSSIADLQNTGPRPGGSITAALFLKEFVNSSIPWAHIDIAGTCWTEKDRDLNPKGATGYGVRTLVNWIKELNMDNN, translated from the coding sequence ATGCAAATTTCAGCAGTCTCCAAAGAAATTAACGAATGGTCAGGATCAGTCCTTATTGCTGGGATTTTGGAAGGGACAATCGAAAGTCAAATAAATTTATTTAACTCAATAATAAAAGATACTTTTTTGAGCCAAAGGTTTAATGATTCAAAGTTCGAAGGCAAAAAAAATCAAAGATTATCAATTGAACTTATAGAAGGAAAAATAAAAAAAGTAATCTTTATAGGCTTAGGTAAGGCCGAAACTCTTCGAATTGATGATCTACGTAAAGCAGCTTCAATTGGTAGTCGTCAAGTTTTAAGTTATGAAAAAAAGTTAGGAATATTTTTCCCTTGGGATGCATTTGATCCATCCTCAGCTGCATGCGCAGTTGGCGAAGCAGTTCAATTGTCATCTACTAAAGATCTTAGATTCAAATCTGAATCAAAAGAACCTACTCAAATAGATGAAGTTGAATTAATAGGCTTGAACAGCAAAACAACTAAATCAGCCATTGCTGAAATAAATCCCATTTGTGAAGGAGTTAAATTCGCAAGAGAACTTGTTTCAGCTCCCCCCAATGTTCTTACCCCATATCAAATGGCGAAAGAGGCTGAGAAATTAGCCACTGATTATGATCTAGATTTAAAAATTCTTGACAAAAAAGAGTGCGAAGAACGAGGAATGGGAGCTTACTTAGCAGTTGCTAAAGGATCAGATCTAGAGCCTAATTTTATACACTTAAAATATTCTCCAAAAACCGTAAGAAACAAAGTCGTATTAGTTGGTAAAGGCTTAACGTTTGACTCTGGAGGATACAACTTAAAAGTAGGTGCTTCTCAAATTGAAAAAATGAAATATGACATGGGAGGGAGTGCTTCTGTTCTTGGAACAGCAAGAGCTATAGCAGAACTAAAACCAAGCGATACCGAGGTTCATTTTATTATTGCTGCTTGCGAGAATATGATTAATGGCTCTGCATTACACCCTGGCGATATAATCAAAGCTTCAAATGGGAAAACCATTGAAGTAAACAATACTGATGCAGAAGGAAGATTAACTTTAGCTGATGCTTTGGTTTATGCATGCAAACTTGATCCAGACGCCATTGTAGATCTCGCTACTCTTACTGGGGCATGCGTCATCGCATTAGGAGACGAAATAGCAGGCTTATGGACTGACAATGATCTGCTCTCTGAACAATTAACTAAAGCTGCAGGTAAAGCTGGGGAAGGTATTTGGAGGATGCCTATGCAGAATTCATATAAATCTGGAATTAAATCATCTATTGCTGATTTGCAAAACACTGGACCTAGGCCTGGGGGTTCAATTACTGCTGCCTTGTTTCTAAAAGAATTTGTGAACTCAAGCATTCCATGGGCTCACATTGATATAGCAGGTACATGTTGGACTGAAAAAGATAGAGATCTAAATCCAAAGGGTGCAACTGGTTATGGAGTTAGAACATTAGTTAATTGGATTAAAGAATTGAATATGGACAATAATTAG
- a CDS encoding DUF1825 family protein, with the protein MSFFESEIVQEEAKKLFTDYQNLMQLGSDYGKFDREGKVMFIDNMENLMERYKVFMKRFELSEDFQAKMTVEQLKTQLSQFGITPDQMFDQMNKTLLRMKSELDK; encoded by the coding sequence ATGAGCTTTTTCGAGTCTGAAATTGTTCAGGAAGAGGCAAAAAAACTTTTCACTGATTATCAGAATCTGATGCAATTAGGATCTGATTATGGAAAATTTGATAGAGAAGGGAAGGTAATGTTTATTGATAATATGGAGAATTTAATGGAAAGGTATAAAGTTTTTATGAAACGATTTGAACTTTCAGAAGATTTTCAGGCAAAAATGACAGTAGAACAGTTAAAGACTCAGTTGAGTCAATTTGGGATTACACCTGATCAAATGTTTGATCAGATGAACAAAACCTTATTGAGAATGAAATCAGAATTGGATAAATGA
- a CDS encoding DUF3119 family protein yields MTSQNPNDENSVILSPSYRLPILIILIGLLFLISPFHPWPSILISSFGFFLLLQSFTLKLKFTNDDLIVMQLGKELRRFPFKNWIAWRILLPQLPGFLYFREEASPHLLPILFDVNSLEEQLRLRVKDLEIEKAVESSKSKT; encoded by the coding sequence ATGACTTCTCAAAATCCTAATGATGAAAATAGTGTGATTTTGTCGCCTTCGTATCGTTTACCCATCTTAATAATTTTAATAGGCTTATTATTTTTAATATCACCCTTCCATCCTTGGCCATCAATCTTAATTAGCAGTTTTGGTTTTTTTCTATTACTACAATCTTTTACATTAAAATTGAAATTTACTAATGACGATTTAATAGTCATGCAATTGGGTAAAGAATTACGAAGATTTCCTTTTAAGAATTGGATAGCATGGAGAATTCTATTGCCTCAATTACCAGGTTTTCTTTACTTTAGAGAAGAAGCAAGCCCTCATCTATTGCCTATACTTTTTGATGTCAACTCATTAGAAGAACAGTTAAGGTTAAGAGTTAAAGATTTAGAAATAGAAAAAGCAGTAGAATCATCAAAATCTAAAACTTAA